From Senegalia massiliensis, a single genomic window includes:
- a CDS encoding ROK family protein gives MYIGIDIGGTSIKIGIVDGNGEIIYHDSTLTKVELGYKKVKDNLIDLINKAIKFSKSEGYDIKSIGIGVPGIADPNSDYIVYATNLKWTNVPLGKDLKSNYDIPIYIDNDATVAGIAESVKGVTKGYKNSVFLTLGTGVGSGIIINDRVYSGSHNKGAEIGHIIVGENFYDCNCGNNGCLETFTSATAIAKYTNKLINEGNNDEEFMKALKSNDDLIDTKLVFELAKKGNKLAIKSVERMTDYLAIGLANIINLIDPDIIAIGGGVSKAGEYLIEKINKKIINYVIFKEGKITQIRLSKLGNEAGIIGAALISEYK, from the coding sequence ATGTATATTGGAATTGATATTGGAGGGACAAGCATAAAAATTGGTATAGTTGATGGAAATGGTGAAATAATATATCATGACTCTACATTAACAAAAGTAGAATTAGGATATAAAAAAGTAAAAGATAATTTAATTGACTTAATAAATAAAGCGATTAAATTTTCTAAGTCTGAAGGCTATGACATAAAATCTATTGGTATAGGAGTTCCTGGCATTGCTGATCCAAATAGTGATTATATAGTTTATGCAACAAATCTAAAATGGACAAATGTACCACTTGGAAAAGATTTAAAATCTAATTATGATATACCTATTTATATAGATAACGATGCAACAGTAGCAGGAATTGCAGAAAGTGTAAAAGGTGTTACTAAAGGATATAAGAACTCAGTTTTTTTAACATTAGGTACAGGAGTTGGAAGTGGAATTATAATAAATGATAGAGTTTATAGTGGAAGTCATAATAAAGGTGCAGAAATTGGACATATTATAGTAGGAGAGAATTTTTATGATTGCAATTGTGGAAATAATGGATGTCTTGAGACCTTTACTTCTGCTACAGCTATAGCTAAGTATACAAACAAATTAATAAATGAAGGAAATAATGATGAAGAATTTATGAAAGCTTTAAAATCTAATGATGATTTAATAGATACCAAATTAGTATTTGAACTTGCTAAAAAAGGTAATAAATTAGCAATAAAGTCTGTAGAAAGAATGACCGACTATTTAGCAATAGGTCTTGCTAATATTATTAACTTAATTGATCCTGATATAATTGCAATAGGTGGTGGAGTCTCTAAAGCAGGCGAATATTTGATAGAAAAAATAAATAAAAAAATTATCAATTATGTAATATTTAAAGAAGGGAAAATTACCCAAATAAGACTTTCCAAATTAGGTAATGAGGCAGGAATAATAGGTGCAGCCTTAATTTCAGAATATAAATAA
- the hprK gene encoding HPr(Ser) kinase/phosphatase — translation MNSVNIKRLIKDMDVEVICQSKNNNINIIKSDINRPGLQLAGYVDFFAEDRIQIIGNVEWHYLQTLDKEIKFKRLEYLFSHPIPALIVTRDLDISDEALNLAKKYDRTILRSSLSTSKFINNLIIYLDDMLAPNTTIHGVLVDVYGVGVLITGRSGVGKSETALELIKRGHRLIADDAVDIKRKDEGNLKGTAPELIRHFLEIRGIGILDIKRLFGVGAVRNSKTIDMVVELEYWDEKKEYDRTGLDEEYTDILGTKMSKITVPVKPGRNISMIVEVAARNYRQKKMGYNAALELNNKLINQMENR, via the coding sequence ATGAATTCAGTAAATATAAAAAGACTAATTAAAGATATGGATGTAGAAGTAATTTGTCAAAGTAAAAATAACAATATAAATATAATAAAAAGTGATATAAATAGACCAGGTTTACAACTCGCTGGGTATGTAGATTTTTTTGCAGAAGATAGGATACAAATTATTGGTAATGTAGAATGGCACTACTTACAAACACTTGATAAAGAAATTAAGTTTAAACGATTAGAATATTTATTTTCTCATCCAATACCTGCACTTATAGTAACTAGAGATTTAGATATTTCAGATGAAGCACTGAACCTAGCAAAAAAATATGACAGAACTATTTTAAGATCATCTCTTTCAACATCAAAATTTATAAACAATTTAATAATATACTTAGATGATATGCTAGCTCCAAATACTACTATTCATGGAGTTTTAGTAGATGTATATGGTGTTGGAGTATTGATTACAGGAAGATCTGGAGTTGGTAAAAGTGAAACTGCTCTAGAATTAATAAAGAGAGGGCATAGGCTTATAGCTGATGATGCTGTTGACATAAAGAGAAAAGATGAAGGAAATTTAAAAGGGACTGCTCCAGAACTTATAAGACATTTTTTAGAAATAAGAGGAATAGGTATACTAGATATTAAGAGACTATTTGGAGTAGGAGCTGTAAGAAATTCTAAAACTATAGATATGGTTGTAGAGCTTGAATATTGGGATGAGAAAAAAGAATATGATAGAACTGGATTAGATGAAGAATATACTGATATATTAGGAACTAAAATGTCCAAAATAACAGTTCCTGTGAAACCTGGAAGAAATATTTCCATGATTGTAGAAGTTGCAGCACGAAATTATAGACAAAAAAAGATGGGTTATAATGCAGCACTTGAATTGAATAATAAATTGATTAATCAAATGGAAAATAGGTAG
- the uvrC gene encoding excinuclease ABC subunit UvrC, translated as MNFNIEEELKKLPDSPGVYLMKDKKGEIIYVGKAVSLKNRVRQYFRSSSNKQAKVKAMVSHIEEFEYILTDSEVEALILESNLIKKYKPKYNVLLRDDKQYPYIKVTLNENYPRVIKTRNVLKDKAKYFGPYTSAGAVNDTLDIIRDLYPIRTCKLKLEEGKKVRERPCLNYYIGKCNAPCMGNIPHNEYMEMINEIIMFLNGKEENLVEIIKDKMSKASKNLDFEGAARYRDQLLSLEHILEKQKIVSTTSTIDRDIIGMARGIEDAIVQIFFMRNGKLMGREHFIITDIENQTREEILSSFTKQFYMGTAFVPKEILIEEEFEDMDIVSRWLTEKRGSNVYIKVPLRGEKNHLMEMVRKNALEILNQYSDRIKRKTKKEKGTLQELRGILNLEKTPNRIEAFDISNIAGVESVGSMVVFENGSKKTSDYRRFKIKSIEGPNDYGSMEEILWRRFNRAVEEAKSIKENKIGIKSFSVLPDLIMMDGGKGQVNIALKVLEEFNLDIPVCGMIKDDFHRTRGIIFQNKEIKISKHSEVFKLITRIQDEAHRFAISYHRSLRDKKVFKSVLDDIKGVGTKRKKALLRELGSIENIKKASIEEMKNIDGMNIKAAQSVYDFFHK; from the coding sequence ATGAATTTTAATATAGAAGAAGAATTAAAAAAGTTGCCTGATTCTCCAGGTGTTTATTTAATGAAGGATAAAAAAGGAGAAATCATATATGTAGGAAAAGCAGTAAGTCTTAAAAATAGAGTAAGACAATACTTTAGATCTTCCTCTAACAAACAAGCGAAAGTTAAGGCTATGGTAAGTCATATAGAAGAATTTGAATATATATTAACAGATTCTGAAGTAGAAGCTTTAATTCTAGAATCAAATTTAATAAAAAAGTATAAACCAAAATATAATGTCCTTTTAAGAGATGATAAACAATATCCATATATAAAAGTAACATTAAATGAAAATTATCCTAGAGTTATAAAAACTAGGAATGTATTAAAAGATAAAGCAAAATATTTTGGTCCATATACTAGTGCAGGGGCTGTAAATGATACTCTAGATATAATAAGAGATTTATATCCAATTAGGACTTGTAAGTTAAAGTTAGAAGAAGGAAAAAAAGTAAGAGAAAGACCTTGTTTAAATTATTATATAGGAAAATGTAATGCACCATGTATGGGAAATATACCGCATAATGAGTATATGGAAATGATAAATGAAATAATTATGTTTTTAAATGGAAAAGAAGAAAATTTAGTGGAAATAATTAAAGATAAAATGAGTAAAGCTTCTAAAAATCTAGACTTTGAAGGAGCTGCTAGATATAGAGATCAATTACTTTCATTAGAGCATATTCTAGAAAAACAAAAAATAGTTTCTACTACTTCTACAATAGATAGAGATATAATAGGAATGGCTCGTGGCATAGAAGATGCTATAGTTCAAATATTTTTTATGAGAAATGGAAAGTTAATGGGACGTGAACATTTTATAATTACTGATATAGAGAATCAAACTAGAGAAGAAATACTATCTTCATTTACAAAGCAATTTTATATGGGAACAGCTTTTGTACCTAAAGAGATATTAATTGAAGAGGAATTTGAAGATATGGATATTGTCTCTCGTTGGCTTACGGAAAAAAGAGGGTCAAATGTATATATAAAAGTACCTTTAAGAGGAGAAAAAAATCATCTAATGGAAATGGTCAGAAAAAATGCATTAGAGATACTAAATCAATATAGTGATAGAATAAAAAGAAAAACTAAAAAAGAAAAAGGTACTTTGCAAGAATTAAGAGGGATTTTAAATTTAGAAAAAACTCCAAATAGAATAGAAGCATTTGATATTTCTAATATAGCAGGTGTTGAGTCAGTTGGATCAATGGTAGTTTTTGAAAATGGAAGTAAGAAAACAAGTGATTATAGAAGATTTAAAATTAAATCTATAGAAGGTCCAAATGATTATGGAAGTATGGAAGAAATATTATGGAGAAGATTTAATAGAGCTGTAGAAGAAGCAAAATCCATAAAAGAAAATAAAATAGGAATTAAAAGTTTTTCTGTTTTACCTGATTTAATAATGATGGATGGGGGAAAAGGACAAGTAAATATTGCATTAAAAGTATTAGAGGAATTTAATCTAGATATACCTGTATGTGGAATGATAAAAGATGATTTTCATAGGACAAGAGGAATTATATTTCAAAATAAAGAAATAAAAATTTCTAAACATAGTGAAGTTTTTAAATTAATTACAAGAATACAAGATGAAGCACATAGATTTGCTATAAGTTATCATAGAAGTTTAAGGGATAAAAAAGTATTTAAATCAGTTTTAGATGATATAAAAGGAGTTGGAACTAAGAGAAAAAAAGCTCTTTTAAGAGAGCTGGGTTCTATTGAAAATATAAAAAAAGCAAGTATTGAAGAAATGAAAAATATAGATGGAATGAATATAAAGGCAGCACAGTCAGTATATGATTTTTTCCATAAATAA
- a CDS encoding YgjV family protein, giving the protein MDINWLEWLGYLASFVVLISLLMSSVIKLRWINFIGCIIFSIYGFLIGALPVAIMNLGISFINIYYLAKIYRSKDYFKILPIDMNSEYFNYFLDFYKEDILNYFSSTRFNSDDNIINIYVLRNLVPASIFIASEYDKNTLKVEMDYAIPEYRDFKIGNYLFEENKDYFLNKGYNRFISISQNNKHDNYLEKMGFTKISEDGIDYFVKEINR; this is encoded by the coding sequence ATGGATATAAATTGGTTAGAATGGCTTGGCTATTTGGCATCATTTGTGGTTTTAATATCCCTTTTAATGTCATCTGTTATAAAACTTAGATGGATAAATTTTATAGGTTGTATCATATTTTCTATTTATGGTTTCTTAATTGGGGCTTTACCTGTTGCAATAATGAATTTGGGTATTAGCTTTATTAATATTTATTATTTAGCTAAGATTTATAGGTCAAAAGATTATTTTAAAATATTACCTATAGATATGAATTCTGAATATTTTAATTATTTTTTAGATTTCTATAAAGAAGATATATTAAATTATTTTTCTTCAACTAGATTCAATAGTGATGATAATATTATAAACATATATGTATTGAGAAATTTAGTACCTGCTAGTATTTTTATTGCTTCAGAATATGATAAAAATACTTTAAAAGTTGAAATGGACTATGCCATACCTGAATATAGAGATTTTAAAATTGGAAACTATCTTTTTGAAGAAAATAAAGATTATTTTTTAAATAAAGGCTATAATAGATTTATTAGTATTTCCCAGAATAATAAACATGATAATTATTTAGAAAAAATGGGTTTTACAAAAATTTCAGAGGATGGAATAGATTATTTTGTAAAAGAAATTAATAGATAG
- the uvrA gene encoding excinuclease ABC subunit UvrA — translation MQKDKLIVKGAKEHNLKNIDIELPRDKFIVLTGLSGSGKSSLAFDTIYAEGQRRYVESLSAYARQFLGQMEKPNVEYIEGLSPAISIDQKTTNRNPRSTVGTVTEIYDYFRLLFARIGTPHCPNCGEEISSQTIDQMVDKVMELEERTKIQILAPVVRGKKGQHKKLLENIRKEGFVRVRIDGEISDINEVEELEKNKKHTIEIVVDRIIIKDNIEKRLTDSIETSLDIGEGLVIVNIIEGEDMLFSQNFACADCGIALEEISPRMFSFNSPFGMCPTCNGLGNHKKVDKELVIPNKNLSLSQGAIAPYSGAGEDTYYYRIFKAIADYHNFSMDKPIGKAPKAMFDELLYGTDRSIQFKFNSRFSGNKSYRGTFEGVINNLERRYKETNSDYIREKIENYMSIIPCSDCHGARLRDESLAVTINDRNISDVTEMSIKDSFDFFNNLKLTERQEFIAHQILKEINSRLGFLSDVGLEYLTLSRSAGTLSGGESQRIRLATQIGSSLVGVLYVLDEPSIGLHQRDNDRLLKTLRNLTDLGNTLLVVEHDEDTMYASDYIVDIGPGAGVHGGEIVAEGNVKEIMECKESITGQYLSGDKEISIPDKRRKFNGNKIKIIGAKEHNLKNIDVEIPLGVFTCVTGVSGSGKSTLINEILYKGLSQELHRGKKKPGKHKKIDGIDNVDKVIDIDQSPIGRTPRSNPATYTGVFDHIRELFAMTPEAKTRGYKKGRFSFNVKGGRCEACNGDGIIKIEMHFLPDVYVPCEVCKGNRYNRETLEVRYKGKTISDVLEMTVEESLEFFDSIPKIKRKLKTMNDVGLGYIHLGQPSTQLSGGEAQRIKLATELSKRSTGKTLYILDEPTTGLHFADIHKLIKVLNKLVDSGNSVLVIEHNLDVIKVADHIIDLGPEGGDGGGTVVATGTPEFISNTEDSHTGHFLNKILKK, via the coding sequence ATGCAAAAGGATAAATTAATAGTTAAAGGAGCTAAAGAGCATAATTTAAAAAATATTGATATTGAATTACCACGTGATAAATTTATAGTTTTAACTGGGTTATCAGGTTCGGGAAAATCATCATTAGCTTTTGATACAATATATGCTGAAGGCCAAAGAAGATATGTAGAAAGTTTGTCGGCATATGCTAGACAATTTTTAGGGCAAATGGAAAAACCTAATGTTGAATATATTGAAGGATTATCTCCTGCAATATCAATAGACCAGAAGACTACAAATAGAAATCCACGTTCAACTGTTGGTACAGTTACAGAAATATATGATTATTTTAGACTTTTATTTGCTAGAATAGGGACTCCTCATTGTCCAAATTGTGGTGAAGAAATATCATCTCAAACTATTGATCAAATGGTTGACAAAGTAATGGAGTTAGAAGAAAGAACAAAAATACAAATATTAGCTCCTGTAGTAAGAGGAAAAAAAGGTCAACATAAAAAACTTTTAGAAAACATACGTAAAGAAGGATTTGTAAGGGTCAGGATAGATGGAGAAATATCAGATATAAATGAGGTTGAAGAATTAGAAAAAAATAAAAAACATACTATAGAAATTGTTGTAGATAGAATAATAATAAAAGATAATATAGAAAAGAGACTAACTGATTCAATAGAAACTTCACTTGATATAGGAGAAGGATTAGTAATAGTTAATATTATTGAGGGAGAAGATATGCTATTTAGCCAGAATTTTGCATGTGCTGATTGTGGAATAGCACTTGAAGAAATATCTCCTAGGATGTTTTCTTTTAATAGTCCATTTGGTATGTGTCCTACATGTAATGGTTTAGGCAATCATAAAAAAGTTGATAAAGAATTAGTTATACCTAATAAAAACTTATCCTTATCTCAAGGAGCTATTGCTCCATATAGTGGTGCAGGCGAGGATACCTACTATTATAGAATATTTAAAGCTATAGCAGATTATCATAATTTTTCAATGGATAAGCCCATAGGAAAAGCTCCTAAGGCTATGTTTGATGAATTATTATATGGTACAGATAGAAGTATACAATTTAAATTTAATAGTAGATTTAGTGGAAACAAGAGTTATAGAGGAACTTTTGAAGGAGTAATAAATAACTTAGAAAGAAGATATAAAGAAACTAACTCAGATTATATTAGAGAAAAAATAGAAAATTATATGAGCATAATACCATGTAGTGATTGTCATGGTGCAAGATTAAGAGATGAATCTTTAGCAGTTACAATAAACGATAGGAACATATCTGATGTAACGGAAATGTCAATAAAAGATAGCTTTGATTTCTTTAATAACTTAAAGCTTACAGAAAGACAGGAGTTTATAGCTCATCAAATTTTAAAAGAGATTAATTCTAGACTTGGATTTTTATCTGATGTAGGTCTTGAATATCTTACTCTCTCACGAAGTGCAGGAACATTATCTGGAGGAGAGTCACAGAGAATAAGACTGGCTACTCAAATTGGATCTTCTTTAGTAGGAGTATTATATGTGTTAGATGAGCCTAGTATAGGATTGCATCAGAGAGATAATGATAGATTATTAAAAACCCTTAGAAATCTTACAGACTTAGGAAATACACTTCTAGTAGTAGAGCATGACGAGGATACAATGTATGCTTCAGACTATATTGTTGATATTGGACCTGGAGCAGGAGTTCATGGTGGAGAAATTGTGGCAGAAGGAAATGTAAAAGAAATAATGGAGTGTAAAGAATCTATTACAGGACAATATTTAAGTGGAGACAAAGAGATATCGATTCCTGATAAAAGAAGAAAATTTAATGGGAATAAAATAAAGATAATAGGAGCTAAAGAACATAATCTTAAAAATATAGACGTAGAAATACCTTTAGGAGTATTTACCTGTGTAACAGGAGTATCTGGTTCAGGTAAGTCAACTCTTATAAATGAAATATTATATAAAGGATTGTCACAAGAGCTCCATAGAGGCAAAAAGAAGCCTGGAAAACATAAAAAAATTGATGGTATAGATAATGTTGACAAAGTAATAGATATAGACCAGTCACCTATAGGTAGAACACCTCGATCAAATCCTGCAACTTATACAGGGGTATTTGATCACATAAGAGAGTTATTTGCAATGACACCTGAAGCTAAAACTCGTGGATATAAAAAAGGAAGATTTAGTTTTAATGTAAAAGGTGGAAGATGTGAAGCATGTAATGGTGATGGTATAATAAAAATTGAAATGCATTTTTTACCAGATGTATATGTACCTTGTGAAGTATGTAAAGGTAATAGATATAATAGAGAGACATTAGAGGTAAGGTATAAAGGAAAAACAATATCTGACGTATTAGAGATGACAGTAGAAGAATCATTAGAATTCTTTGATTCTATACCAAAGATAAAAAGAAAATTGAAGACTATGAATGATGTAGGCCTTGGATATATTCATTTAGGTCAGCCTTCTACTCAACTTTCAGGTGGAGAGGCACAGAGAATAAAGCTTGCTACAGAACTTAGTAAAAGAAGTACAGGAAAGACATTATATATTTTAGATGAACCAACAACAGGACTTCACTTTGCTGATATTCATAAACTTATTAAAGTATTAAACAAACTTGTAGATAGTGGAAATAGTGTTCTTGTAATAGAACATAATTTAGATGTTATAAAAGTAGCCGATCATATAATAGATTTAGGACCTGAAGGTGGAGATGGCGGTGGAACTGTTGTAGCTACGGGTACTCCTGAATTCATATCAAATACAGAAGATTCCCATACAGGACATTTTTTAAATAAAATATTAAAAAAATAA
- the uvrB gene encoding excinuclease ABC subunit UvrB, translating to MSTFKLSSEFKPTGDQPVAIEKLTNGINNNNKFQTLLGVTGSGKTFTMANIIEKVEKPTLVIAHNKTLAAQLASEFREFFPDNAVEYFVSYYDYYQPEAYVPGSDTYIQKDASINDEIDKLRHSATASLFERRDVIIVASVSCIYGLGDPIDYENLVLSLRPGMIKDRDEVIKKLVDIQYERNDINFIRGTFRVRGDIIEIFPASSTENAIRVEFFGDEIDRITEVNSLTGEIIGRRNHISIFPASHFATSQDKIDSAIVSIEKELEERLKELRSEDKLLEAQRLEQRTMYDIEMLREMGYCNGIENYSRHLSDRTAGSKPYTLIDYFPDDFLIVVDESHVTIPQIRGMYAGDRSRKQTLVDYGFRLPSALDNRPLNFEEFEGHINQMVFVSATPGPYEQEHSEQIVEQIIRPTGLLDPSIEVRPTENQIDNLIKEINIRVEKNERVLVTTLTKKMSEDLTSYLEEIGIKVTYLHSDIKTIERMQIIRDLRLGKFDVLVGINLLREGLDLPEVSLVAILDADKEGFLRSETSMIQTVGRAARNSEGRVIMYADKITNSMNRTISETNRRRSIQKKYNEEHNIVPTTIKKSIRDVIEATKVAEDEDGYNVQNEMTKEEIENMIIAIETEMMQAAENLQFERAAELRDKITELNKKLDN from the coding sequence ATGAGTACATTTAAATTAAGTTCAGAATTCAAACCTACAGGAGACCAACCTGTAGCAATAGAAAAGTTAACAAATGGTATAAATAATAATAATAAGTTTCAAACATTATTAGGAGTAACTGGATCAGGTAAAACTTTTACAATGGCTAATATAATTGAGAAAGTAGAAAAGCCTACATTAGTTATAGCTCATAACAAGACACTTGCAGCACAGCTTGCAAGTGAGTTTAGAGAATTTTTTCCAGATAACGCAGTTGAATATTTTGTAAGTTATTATGATTATTACCAACCTGAGGCATATGTTCCAGGAAGTGATACTTATATACAAAAGGATGCTTCTATAAATGATGAGATAGATAAACTGAGACATTCAGCTACAGCATCTTTATTTGAACGAAGAGATGTTATAATAGTAGCTTCTGTATCATGTATATATGGTCTTGGAGATCCTATTGATTATGAAAATTTAGTATTATCTTTAAGGCCAGGCATGATTAAGGATAGAGATGAAGTTATAAAAAAATTAGTTGATATACAGTATGAAAGAAATGATATTAATTTTATACGAGGAACATTCAGAGTTAGAGGTGATATAATAGAGATATTTCCTGCTTCATCTACAGAAAATGCCATAAGAGTAGAATTTTTTGGGGATGAAATAGATAGAATAACAGAAGTAAATTCTTTAACTGGTGAAATAATAGGAAGAAGAAACCATATCTCAATATTTCCAGCTTCTCACTTTGCTACATCACAAGATAAAATAGATAGTGCAATAGTAAGTATAGAAAAAGAATTAGAAGAAAGATTGAAAGAACTTAGAAGTGAAGATAAACTCTTAGAAGCTCAACGACTTGAACAAAGAACTATGTATGATATAGAAATGCTTAGAGAAATGGGTTATTGTAATGGAATAGAAAACTATTCTAGACATTTAAGTGATAGAACAGCAGGGAGTAAGCCATATACCCTTATTGATTATTTTCCGGATGATTTTTTAATTGTAGTAGATGAATCGCATGTAACTATACCTCAAATAAGAGGGATGTATGCAGGAGATAGATCTAGAAAACAAACATTAGTAGATTATGGATTTAGATTACCTTCAGCACTTGATAATAGACCACTTAATTTTGAAGAATTTGAAGGACATATAAATCAAATGGTATTTGTAAGTGCTACACCTGGTCCTTATGAACAAGAACATTCAGAACAGATAGTAGAGCAAATTATAAGACCTACAGGATTATTAGATCCATCTATAGAAGTAAGACCAACTGAAAATCAAATAGATAATTTGATAAAAGAAATAAATATAAGAGTAGAAAAAAATGAAAGAGTTCTTGTTACAACTCTTACTAAAAAAATGAGTGAAGATTTAACTTCGTATCTAGAAGAAATAGGAATAAAGGTAACATATCTTCATTCTGACATAAAAACAATAGAACGTATGCAAATAATTAGGGACTTAAGACTCGGGAAATTTGATGTATTAGTAGGAATAAACTTATTAAGAGAAGGATTAGACTTACCAGAAGTTTCTCTAGTTGCTATTTTAGATGCAGATAAAGAAGGGTTTTTGAGATCTGAGACTTCAATGATTCAAACAGTAGGAAGAGCAGCTAGAAACTCTGAAGGTAGAGTTATAATGTATGCTGATAAGATTACTAATTCTATGAATAGGACAATATCAGAAACAAATAGAAGAAGAAGTATTCAAAAAAAATATAACGAAGAGCATAATATAGTACCTACTACAATAAAGAAATCTATTAGAGATGTAATAGAAGCAACAAAGGTAGCAGAAGATGAAGATGGCTATAATGTACAAAATGAAATGACAAAAGAAGAAATTGAAAATATGATTATAGCGATAGAAACAGAAATGATGCAAGCAGCAGAAAATTTACAATTTGAACGAGCAGCAGAATTAAGAGATAAAATAACAGAACTCAATAAAAAACTAGATAATTAA
- a CDS encoding S41 family peptidase, which translates to MISKKKAMIIGVILILLTATGTFILDNMVQLTIGTKIIMPKSQLNSTSKIAYIKNYINENYLNDVTNEELTDGQLKGLFEGLEDPYSVYMTKKEFADFMDQTEGSYGGVGIIVTPGEDGYITVVSPIEDTPGEKAGIKSGDKIIKVNDKEFTADNMDKAVELMKGDPGTDVKLTILRETEEGKTEEIEVELTREEIRLKSVKSKMLQDNIGYIRIIQFDELVYEDFKKHLEQLQDNGMKSLVIDLRNNPGGLLAQTADIADLLIGKSNIVYTETKNGAREYYKSDEDKLGIPLTVLVNEGSASASEILSGAIKDTNTGTLIGTKTFGKGIVQRIEQLSDGSGFKLTVSEYFTPNGTNIHGKGIEPDIEIKLPDGIEGGVENLDEDIQLKKAIEILREKM; encoded by the coding sequence ATGATTTCAAAGAAAAAGGCTATGATAATTGGAGTAATTTTAATTTTATTAACTGCTACAGGCACTTTTATATTAGATAATATGGTTCAACTTACTATAGGAACAAAAATAATAATGCCTAAAAGTCAATTGAATAGCACAAGTAAGATAGCATATATAAAGAATTATATAAATGAAAATTATCTAAATGATGTGACTAATGAAGAACTAACAGATGGACAGCTAAAAGGATTATTTGAAGGTTTAGAAGATCCTTATTCTGTATATATGACAAAAAAAGAATTTGCTGATTTTATGGATCAAACAGAAGGAAGCTATGGAGGAGTAGGAATAATAGTAACACCTGGAGAAGATGGTTATATAACAGTTGTATCTCCTATAGAAGATACTCCTGGAGAAAAAGCTGGTATAAAATCTGGGGATAAGATAATTAAGGTAAATGATAAGGAGTTTACTGCTGATAATATGGATAAGGCAGTTGAACTTATGAAAGGAGATCCTGGAACAGATGTTAAGCTTACAATTCTAAGGGAAACTGAAGAAGGAAAAACAGAAGAAATTGAGGTTGAATTAACTAGAGAAGAAATAAGACTTAAAAGTGTTAAATCAAAGATGCTACAAGATAATATTGGTTATATAAGAATTATACAATTCGATGAATTGGTATATGAAGACTTTAAAAAGCATTTAGAACAATTACAAGATAATGGAATGAAATCCTTAGTAATAGATTTAAGAAATAATCCTGGTGGTTTACTTGCTCAAACAGCAGATATTGCTGATTTACTTATAGGTAAATCAAATATAGTTTATACTGAAACTAAAAATGGAGCAAGAGAATATTATAAATCAGACGAAGATAAATTAGGTATTCCTCTTACAGTTCTTGTAAATGAAGGTAGTGCTTCGGCTTCTGAAATATTATCTGGAGCTATAAAAGATACAAATACTGGAACTCTTATAGGAACTAAAACATTTGGTAAAGGTATAGTACAAAGAATAGAACAATTAAGTGATGGTTCTGGATTTAAACTTACAGTTTCTGAGTATTTTACACCAAATGGTACTAATATTCATGGAAAAGGAATTGAGCCTGATATTGAGATAAAGCTGCCTGATGGAATTGAAGGTGGAGTTGAAAATTTAGATGAAGATATACAACTTAAAAAAGCAATAGAAATATTAAGAGAAAAGATGTAG